One Xiphophorus hellerii strain 12219 chromosome 24, Xiphophorus_hellerii-4.1, whole genome shotgun sequence DNA window includes the following coding sequences:
- the LOC116715646 gene encoding NLR family CARD domain-containing protein 3-like isoform X1 produces MILQFYFHLYLRCGAADFLPASLHLKTVTVCELSRMDQCEDGEDAVRPSKMPLSGGHEDQRVDQQSSEVPSGPSAQQLQTELDSVFMEVEQNMFTFMKEELNTFKTYLSPFGSEYLESQTEGEDEEHRRKNREHLLNITVNFLRRSNQEGLAARLHNISPVTCQSNLKANMKNTFQQIFEGVPKAGKSIHLSQIYTELYITEGGTAEVNQEHEVRQIETASRKPHTPETTIKQEDIFKAPPGRDWPIRTVMTMGVAGIGKTLLTQKFTLDWAEDKTNQNIQFIFPFTFRKLNVLKEKKFSLVELIHHLFPETKGIFSFETFQVLFIFDGLDESRLGLDFNNNPILTDVTESSSVDVLLTNLIRGKLFPSALLWITTRPAAANQIPAQCIDMVTEIRGFTNSQKEKYFKKRFKDAEQASSIISHIKTSRTLHIMCRIPVFCWISATVLEDVMKTTEGGKLPKTLTEMYIQFLVVQTKVKKVKYDGGSETDPPWSPDNKKMIESLGKLAFDQLQKRNVIFYESDLTECGIDIRAASVYSGVFTQIFREERGLYQDKVFCFVHLSVQEFLAALHVHLTFINSGVNLLEENLTFSQKSKRNEKWFFQSAVDMALQSPNGHLDLFLRFFLGLSLQTNQTLLKDLLTREEPSTETTDEAVQYIKRKMREKLAADKIINLFDCLSEMNDLALVEEVQESLSSGRLSTDKLSSAQWSALVFILLSSEKDLNLFDLKKFINSDDDFARLLPVLDVSSKALLSVCNLSPSTCATLSTVLSSQSSHLRELDLSNNDLTDKGVTLLCGGLGSVHCTLTTLRLSGCLITEEGCASLASALHSNPCHLKELDLSYNHPGEEGVKKLTVQGSIWKPEKLRMEPAGVQWLTPGLKKYSCQLTIDTNTVNRKLQLSENNRKVTGVDESQSYPDHEQRFDYWPQVLCKESLPDRCYWEVIWSGKVEISVSYSGVQRKGGSNDCEFGFNNMSWSLSCSDEGRYSVCHQSKREFISSCSSSAPYHKVGVYVDYPGGTLSFYRVSSGIPIHLHTLKTEFTQPLYPGFGFWTGSSVTLC; encoded by the exons acagt GACGGTGTGTGAGCTGAGCAGgatggatcagtgtgaggatGGAGAGGACGCAGTCCGTCCCTCTAAGATGCCTCTCAGCGGGGGACATGAGGACCAGAG agtggaccagcagagctcagaggttcccagTGGTCCGTCTGCCCAGCAGCTTCAAACAGAGCTGGACTCCGTATTTATG GAGGtggaacaaaacatgttcacttTTATGAAGGAAGAGTTAAATACGTTTAAAACATATCTGAGTCCATTTGGTTCAGAGTATTTAGAGAGTCAGACGGAgggtgaggatgaggagcaCAGGAGGAAGAACAGAGAGCACTTACTTAACATCACTGTGAACTTCCTGAGGAGGTCGAACCAGGAGGGTCTGGCTGCACGCCTGCACAACA tttctcctGTCACCTGCCAAAGTAATCTTAAGGCAAACATGAAGaacacatttcagcagattTTTGAAGGGGTTCCTAAAGCTGgaaaatcaatacatttgaGTCAGATTTACActgagctctacatcacagagggagggactgcagaggtcaaccaggaacatgaggtcagacagattgaaacagcatccaggaaaccacacacaccagaaacaacaataaaacaagaagacatctttaaggCGCCACCGGGTAGAGATTggccaatcagaacagtgatgaccatgggagtggctggcattgggaaaacactgttaacacagaagttcactctggactgggctgaagacaaaaccaaccagaacatccagttcatatttccattcaccttcagaaaactgaatgtgctgaaagagaaaaagttcagcctGGTGGAACTGATTCATCATTTATTTCCTGAAACCAAAGGAATCTTTagctttgaaacgttccaggttctgttcatctttgatggtctggatgaaagtcgacTTGGTCTGGACTTCAACaacaatccgatcctgactgatgttacagagtccagctcagtggatgttctgctgacaaacctcatcagggggaaactgtttccctctgctctcctctggataaccacacgacctgcagcagccaatcagatccctgctcAGTGTATTGATATGGTGACTGAGATTAGAGGGTTCACCAACTCACAGAAAGAAAAGTACTTCAAGAAACGATTCAAAGATGCGGAGCAGGCCAGCAGCATCATCTCCCACATCAAGACATCACGAactctccacatcatgtgccgcatcccagttttctgctggatctctgctacagttctggaggatgtgatgaagacCACAGAAGGAGGAAAACTGCCGAAGACTCTGACAGAGATGTACATCCAAttcctggtggttcagaccaaagtgaaaaaggtcaagtatgatggaggatcTGAAACAGATCCACCCTGGAGTCCAGACAACAAGAAGATGattgagtctctgggaaaactggcttttgatcagctgcaaaaaagaaatgtgatcttctatgaatcagacctgacagagtgtggcatcgatatcagagcagcctcagtgtactcaggagtgttcacacagatctttagggaggagagagggctgtaccaggacaaggtgttctgcttcgtccatctgagtgttcaggagtttctggctgctcttcatgttcatctgacctTCATCAACTCTGGAGTGAATCTTCTTGaagaaaatctgacattttcccaaaaatctaaaagaaatgaaaaatggttCTTCCAGAGCGCAGTAGACATGGCCTTACAAAGTCCCAATGGccacctggacttgttcctccgcttcTTTCTGGGTCTTTCTCTCCAGACTAATCAGACTCTCTTGAAGGACCTGTTGACACGAGAAGAACCCAGCACAGAAACCACTGATGAAGCAGTCCAATACATAAAGAGGAAGATGCGTGAAAAGTTGGCTGCTGACAAAATCATCAATCTTTTTGACTGCCTAAGTGAAATGAATGACCTTGCCCTTGTTGAAGAAGTCCAAgagtctctgagttcaggacgTCTCTCCACAGATAAGCTGTCTTCTGCCCAGTGGTCAGCTCTGGTCTTCATCTTGCTGTCGTCAGAAAAAGATCTGAATCTGTTTGACTTGAAGAAATTCATCAATTCAGATGATGACTTTGCAAGATTGCTACCAGTTCTTGATGTGTCCAGCAAAGCCCT ATTAAGTGTCTGCAACCTTTCGCCAAGCACATGTGCAACCCTTTCCACAGTTCTAAGTTCTCAGTCTTCTCATTTGAGAGAGTTGGACTTGAGTAACAATGACCTGACGGATAAGGGAGTAACGCTTCTATGTGGAGGACTCGGAAGTGTACACTGCACTCTAACGACTCTAAG GCTGTCAGGCTGTCTGATcacagaggaaggctgtgcttctctggcctcagctctgcaCTCCAACCCCTGCCATCTGAAGGAGTTGGACTTGAGCTACAACCATCCAGGAGAGGAAGGGGTGAAGAAGCTGACTGTACAGGGTTCTATCTGGAAACCAGAAAAACTGAG GATGGAGCCTGCTGGTGTCCAATGGTTGACACCAGGTCTGAAgaagt attcctgtcaactcaccatcgacacaaacacagtgaacagAAAACTCCAGCTGTCTGAGAACAACAGGAAGGTTACTGGTGTGGATGAGAGTCAGTCCTACCCTGACCATGAACAGAGATTTGATTACTGGCCCCAGGTTCTGTGCAAGGAAAGCCTTCCTGatcgctgttactgggaggttaTTTGGAGTGGGAAGGTTGAGATCTCTGTGAGCTACAGTGGAGTCCAACGTAAAGGAGGCAGTAATGACTGTGAGTTTGGATTTAACAACATGTCCTGGAGTCTGAGCTGCTCCGATGAGGGTCGTTATTCTGTCTGCCATCAGAGCAAAAGGGAGTTcatctcctcctgctcatcttCTGCTCCCTACCACAAAGTAGGAGTGTATGTGGACTATCCAGGTGGCactctgtccttctacagagtttctTCTGGAATACCGATCCATCTCCATACCCTCAAGACAGAATTCACTCAACCTCTTTATCCTGGTTTCGGGTTCTGGACGGGATCTTCAGTCACTCTTTGTTAA
- the LOC116715646 gene encoding NLR family CARD domain-containing protein 3-like isoform X2: protein MDQCEDGEDAVRPSKMPLSGGHEDQRVDQQSSEVPSGPSAQQLQTELDSVFMEVEQNMFTFMKEELNTFKTYLSPFGSEYLESQTEGEDEEHRRKNREHLLNITVNFLRRSNQEGLAARLHNISPVTCQSNLKANMKNTFQQIFEGVPKAGKSIHLSQIYTELYITEGGTAEVNQEHEVRQIETASRKPHTPETTIKQEDIFKAPPGRDWPIRTVMTMGVAGIGKTLLTQKFTLDWAEDKTNQNIQFIFPFTFRKLNVLKEKKFSLVELIHHLFPETKGIFSFETFQVLFIFDGLDESRLGLDFNNNPILTDVTESSSVDVLLTNLIRGKLFPSALLWITTRPAAANQIPAQCIDMVTEIRGFTNSQKEKYFKKRFKDAEQASSIISHIKTSRTLHIMCRIPVFCWISATVLEDVMKTTEGGKLPKTLTEMYIQFLVVQTKVKKVKYDGGSETDPPWSPDNKKMIESLGKLAFDQLQKRNVIFYESDLTECGIDIRAASVYSGVFTQIFREERGLYQDKVFCFVHLSVQEFLAALHVHLTFINSGVNLLEENLTFSQKSKRNEKWFFQSAVDMALQSPNGHLDLFLRFFLGLSLQTNQTLLKDLLTREEPSTETTDEAVQYIKRKMREKLAADKIINLFDCLSEMNDLALVEEVQESLSSGRLSTDKLSSAQWSALVFILLSSEKDLNLFDLKKFINSDDDFARLLPVLDVSSKALLSVCNLSPSTCATLSTVLSSQSSHLRELDLSNNDLTDKGVTLLCGGLGSVHCTLTTLRLSGCLITEEGCASLASALHSNPCHLKELDLSYNHPGEEGVKKLTVQGSIWKPEKLRMEPAGVQWLTPGLKKYSCQLTIDTNTVNRKLQLSENNRKVTGVDESQSYPDHEQRFDYWPQVLCKESLPDRCYWEVIWSGKVEISVSYSGVQRKGGSNDCEFGFNNMSWSLSCSDEGRYSVCHQSKREFISSCSSSAPYHKVGVYVDYPGGTLSFYRVSSGIPIHLHTLKTEFTQPLYPGFGFWTGSSVTLC from the exons atggatcagtgtgaggatGGAGAGGACGCAGTCCGTCCCTCTAAGATGCCTCTCAGCGGGGGACATGAGGACCAGAG agtggaccagcagagctcagaggttcccagTGGTCCGTCTGCCCAGCAGCTTCAAACAGAGCTGGACTCCGTATTTATG GAGGtggaacaaaacatgttcacttTTATGAAGGAAGAGTTAAATACGTTTAAAACATATCTGAGTCCATTTGGTTCAGAGTATTTAGAGAGTCAGACGGAgggtgaggatgaggagcaCAGGAGGAAGAACAGAGAGCACTTACTTAACATCACTGTGAACTTCCTGAGGAGGTCGAACCAGGAGGGTCTGGCTGCACGCCTGCACAACA tttctcctGTCACCTGCCAAAGTAATCTTAAGGCAAACATGAAGaacacatttcagcagattTTTGAAGGGGTTCCTAAAGCTGgaaaatcaatacatttgaGTCAGATTTACActgagctctacatcacagagggagggactgcagaggtcaaccaggaacatgaggtcagacagattgaaacagcatccaggaaaccacacacaccagaaacaacaataaaacaagaagacatctttaaggCGCCACCGGGTAGAGATTggccaatcagaacagtgatgaccatgggagtggctggcattgggaaaacactgttaacacagaagttcactctggactgggctgaagacaaaaccaaccagaacatccagttcatatttccattcaccttcagaaaactgaatgtgctgaaagagaaaaagttcagcctGGTGGAACTGATTCATCATTTATTTCCTGAAACCAAAGGAATCTTTagctttgaaacgttccaggttctgttcatctttgatggtctggatgaaagtcgacTTGGTCTGGACTTCAACaacaatccgatcctgactgatgttacagagtccagctcagtggatgttctgctgacaaacctcatcagggggaaactgtttccctctgctctcctctggataaccacacgacctgcagcagccaatcagatccctgctcAGTGTATTGATATGGTGACTGAGATTAGAGGGTTCACCAACTCACAGAAAGAAAAGTACTTCAAGAAACGATTCAAAGATGCGGAGCAGGCCAGCAGCATCATCTCCCACATCAAGACATCACGAactctccacatcatgtgccgcatcccagttttctgctggatctctgctacagttctggaggatgtgatgaagacCACAGAAGGAGGAAAACTGCCGAAGACTCTGACAGAGATGTACATCCAAttcctggtggttcagaccaaagtgaaaaaggtcaagtatgatggaggatcTGAAACAGATCCACCCTGGAGTCCAGACAACAAGAAGATGattgagtctctgggaaaactggcttttgatcagctgcaaaaaagaaatgtgatcttctatgaatcagacctgacagagtgtggcatcgatatcagagcagcctcagtgtactcaggagtgttcacacagatctttagggaggagagagggctgtaccaggacaaggtgttctgcttcgtccatctgagtgttcaggagtttctggctgctcttcatgttcatctgacctTCATCAACTCTGGAGTGAATCTTCTTGaagaaaatctgacattttcccaaaaatctaaaagaaatgaaaaatggttCTTCCAGAGCGCAGTAGACATGGCCTTACAAAGTCCCAATGGccacctggacttgttcctccgcttcTTTCTGGGTCTTTCTCTCCAGACTAATCAGACTCTCTTGAAGGACCTGTTGACACGAGAAGAACCCAGCACAGAAACCACTGATGAAGCAGTCCAATACATAAAGAGGAAGATGCGTGAAAAGTTGGCTGCTGACAAAATCATCAATCTTTTTGACTGCCTAAGTGAAATGAATGACCTTGCCCTTGTTGAAGAAGTCCAAgagtctctgagttcaggacgTCTCTCCACAGATAAGCTGTCTTCTGCCCAGTGGTCAGCTCTGGTCTTCATCTTGCTGTCGTCAGAAAAAGATCTGAATCTGTTTGACTTGAAGAAATTCATCAATTCAGATGATGACTTTGCAAGATTGCTACCAGTTCTTGATGTGTCCAGCAAAGCCCT ATTAAGTGTCTGCAACCTTTCGCCAAGCACATGTGCAACCCTTTCCACAGTTCTAAGTTCTCAGTCTTCTCATTTGAGAGAGTTGGACTTGAGTAACAATGACCTGACGGATAAGGGAGTAACGCTTCTATGTGGAGGACTCGGAAGTGTACACTGCACTCTAACGACTCTAAG GCTGTCAGGCTGTCTGATcacagaggaaggctgtgcttctctggcctcagctctgcaCTCCAACCCCTGCCATCTGAAGGAGTTGGACTTGAGCTACAACCATCCAGGAGAGGAAGGGGTGAAGAAGCTGACTGTACAGGGTTCTATCTGGAAACCAGAAAAACTGAG GATGGAGCCTGCTGGTGTCCAATGGTTGACACCAGGTCTGAAgaagt attcctgtcaactcaccatcgacacaaacacagtgaacagAAAACTCCAGCTGTCTGAGAACAACAGGAAGGTTACTGGTGTGGATGAGAGTCAGTCCTACCCTGACCATGAACAGAGATTTGATTACTGGCCCCAGGTTCTGTGCAAGGAAAGCCTTCCTGatcgctgttactgggaggttaTTTGGAGTGGGAAGGTTGAGATCTCTGTGAGCTACAGTGGAGTCCAACGTAAAGGAGGCAGTAATGACTGTGAGTTTGGATTTAACAACATGTCCTGGAGTCTGAGCTGCTCCGATGAGGGTCGTTATTCTGTCTGCCATCAGAGCAAAAGGGAGTTcatctcctcctgctcatcttCTGCTCCCTACCACAAAGTAGGAGTGTATGTGGACTATCCAGGTGGCactctgtccttctacagagtttctTCTGGAATACCGATCCATCTCCATACCCTCAAGACAGAATTCACTCAACCTCTTTATCCTGGTTTCGGGTTCTGGACGGGATCTTCAGTCACTCTTTGTTAA